In a genomic window of Desulfovibrio inopinatus DSM 10711:
- a CDS encoding flagellar basal body P-ring protein FlgI, with protein sequence MATPRYIPHHDTALTSVIARAGLMLLVCLAMFATFFTVGANAARIKDIASVSGLRNNQLVGYGLVVGLSGTGDKRGSEFTIQSMVNMLEKLGVRVQQAALKPKNVAAVMVTAQMPASARAGSTLDIHVSSLGDATSLLGGELLLTPLKGIDGNIYAIAQGSLLLGGFSVAGAGATAQKNSTTVAIIPNGASIEREVPFDFNSQSSITLNLKTPDFSTVMNMVGKINDTLSGPFAQASDASTIKLNVPPQHKGNLVPLLASIENIEITPQSRARVVVDEKTGTVVLGQDVQLSRVAITHGNLQILVTESAQVSQPLPFSEGQTVVVPDTTIATQEQNRKLKMVEGATLQELVQGLNALGATPRDLISVLRTLQAAGALYADLEVI encoded by the coding sequence ATGGCGACACCCCGATACATCCCCCACCACGACACTGCTCTGACTTCGGTCATCGCGCGAGCCGGGCTTATGCTTCTGGTCTGTCTCGCCATGTTTGCCACCTTCTTCACCGTCGGGGCCAACGCCGCCCGTATTAAAGATATTGCGTCGGTCAGCGGTCTGCGCAACAACCAACTCGTTGGATACGGCCTCGTTGTCGGCTTAAGCGGCACCGGAGATAAACGCGGTTCCGAGTTCACCATCCAATCCATGGTCAACATGTTGGAAAAACTCGGCGTGCGCGTTCAACAAGCCGCCCTCAAGCCTAAAAACGTCGCTGCCGTCATGGTCACCGCACAGATGCCGGCTTCGGCTCGCGCTGGTTCGACACTCGATATCCATGTCTCCTCGCTGGGCGATGCCACAAGTTTGCTTGGTGGTGAACTTCTCCTGACGCCCTTGAAAGGTATTGACGGAAACATCTACGCCATCGCTCAGGGTTCTTTGCTTCTCGGTGGCTTTTCCGTCGCAGGCGCAGGGGCAACTGCACAAAAGAACTCAACGACCGTCGCCATCATTCCCAATGGGGCTTCGATAGAACGTGAAGTGCCCTTTGACTTCAATAGCCAGAGCAGCATCACGCTCAACCTGAAGACACCGGATTTCTCAACGGTCATGAACATGGTTGGGAAGATCAACGATACTCTGAGTGGTCCGTTTGCCCAGGCTAGTGATGCGTCGACCATCAAGCTCAACGTTCCTCCGCAACACAAAGGCAACCTTGTTCCGCTGTTGGCGTCCATCGAAAATATCGAAATTACACCGCAGTCCCGCGCACGTGTTGTCGTAGATGAAAAGACCGGAACCGTGGTTCTTGGACAGGATGTGCAGTTAAGCAGAGTCGCCATCACCCATGGCAACCTCCAAATCCTCGTCACAGAATCGGCGCAGGTATCGCAACCCCTGCCCTTCTCCGAAGGACAAACCGTGGTTGTGCCAGATACCACCATCGCGACCCAAGAACAAAACCGCAAGTTGAAGATGGTCGAAGGCGCGACGTTGCAAGAACTTGTTCAAGGTCTGAATGCGCTTGGTGCGACACCACGCGACCTCATCAGCGTTCTGCGCACCCTGCAAGCCGCAGGAGCGCTCTATGCCGACCTGGAGGTCATCTAA
- a CDS encoding flagellar basal body L-ring protein FlgH, with protein sequence MKTNPHIFIATAMTVLALTACTPTSKQVTPTPTLTPPVTKAPPPARNPGSLFSQNEPQFLFEDNRARRIGDIVMVNIIENSSGQNKAKTKSDKDSTYEVGVDSYFAQASFAGPTGLLGLPTMGLDGPTGANPLIKANTKNEFDSKGETSRSSSVSATVGCRIINILPGGVMQVEGARETRVNDETQILVVRGLVRPYDIDGDNTVPSTALANAQIEYYGQGVIADRQRQGWFGRVIDNIWPF encoded by the coding sequence ATGAAAACCAATCCCCATATCTTTATCGCCACAGCGATGACGGTTTTGGCCCTGACCGCCTGTACGCCGACGTCAAAACAGGTGACACCGACGCCAACACTCACCCCACCAGTGACCAAGGCACCACCGCCGGCCAGAAACCCGGGTTCGCTGTTCAGCCAGAACGAACCCCAATTTCTTTTTGAAGATAATCGGGCCAGACGTATCGGCGATATCGTCATGGTCAACATCATCGAAAATTCGTCCGGCCAGAACAAGGCCAAGACCAAGAGCGACAAGGACTCTACCTATGAAGTGGGCGTTGACAGCTACTTCGCTCAAGCGTCCTTTGCCGGCCCCACCGGGTTGCTCGGTCTGCCAACGATGGGGCTCGATGGCCCGACAGGAGCCAACCCGCTCATCAAGGCAAACACGAAGAACGAATTTGACTCCAAAGGAGAGACCTCTCGTTCGTCCTCGGTCAGCGCGACGGTTGGTTGCCGCATCATCAATATTTTACCCGGCGGCGTCATGCAGGTCGAAGGTGCACGTGAAACCCGCGTCAACGACGAAACCCAAATTCTTGTCGTACGCGGCCTGGTTCGGCCCTACGACATCGACGGGGACAATACCGTTCCCTCGACCGCTTTGGCGAATGCCCAGATCGAATACTACGGCCAAGGCGTAATTGCCGACCGTCAGCGCCAAGGCTGGTTTGGTCGCGTCATCGACAATATCTGGCCCTTCTAA